The Megalobrama amblycephala isolate DHTTF-2021 linkage group LG7, ASM1881202v1, whole genome shotgun sequence genome window below encodes:
- the smad1 gene encoding mothers against decapentaplegic homolog 1 isoform X1, whose protein sequence is MNVTSLFSFTSPAVKRLLGWKQGDEEEKWAEKAVDALVKKLKKKKGAMEELERALSCPGQPSNCVTIPRSLDGRLQVSHRKGLPHVIYCRVWRWPDLQSHHELKALECCEFPFGSKQKDVCINPYHYKRVDSPVLPPVLVPRNSEFNAKLSMLPRFRNPLHQTEPPMPQNATFPDSFPQQPANALPFTPNSPTNSYPSSPNSGTGSTATFPHSPSSSDPGSPFQMPETPPPAYMPPEEPMTQDCPQPMDTNLLAPNLPLEISNRPDVQPVAYEEPKHWCSIVYYELNNRVGEAFQASSTSVLVDGFTDPSNNRNRFCLGLLSNVNRNSTIENTRRHIGKGVHLYYVGGEVYAECLSDSSIFVQSRNCNYHHGFHPTTVCKIPSRCSLKIFNNQEFAELLAQSVNHGFEAVYELTKMCTIRMSFVKGWGAEYHRQDVTSTPCWIEIHLHGPLQWLDKVLTQMGSPHNPISSVS, encoded by the exons ATGAACGTCACCTCGCTCTTCTCCTTCACCAGCCCGGCGGTCAAGCGACTGCTGGGCTGGAAGCAAGGTGACGAAGAAGAGAAGTGGGCAGAGAAGGCGGTGGATGCACTGGTCAAGAagttgaagaagaagaagggtGCTATGGAGGAGCTGGAGAGGGCACTCAGCTGCCCTGGTCAGCCAAGCAACTGTGTCACTATACCTCGCTCACTGGATGGGAGACTCCAGGTGTCACACCGGAAGGGTCTGCCTCACGTCATTTACTGCCGAGTGTGGCGCTGGCCTGACCTACAGTCACACCATGAGCTCAAGGCCCTGGAGTGTTGCGAGTTCCCCTTTGGATCTAAGCAGAAGGATGTGTGCATCAACCCCTACCACTACAAGAGGGTGGACAGTCCAG TGCTGCCACCTGTGCTGGTGCCACGAAACAGTGAGTTCAATGCGAAACTCTCTATGCTGCCACGCTTCCGTAACCCACTTCACCAGACAGAGCCGCCAATGCCTCAGAACGCCACCTTCCCTGACTCCTTTCCCCAGCAGCCAGCGAACGCCCTACCCTTCACTCCGAACTCCCCAACCAACAGCTACCCCAGCTCGCCCAACAGCGGCACAGGCAGTACAGCCACCTTCCCCCATTCACCATCCAGCTCGGACCCAGGCAGCCCTTTTCAGATGCCAG AAACACCTCCACCTGCTTATATGCCCCCAGAGGAGCCAATGACACAGGACTGTCCCCAGCCAATGGACACTAACCTGCTAGCTCCCAATCTGCCATTGGAGATCAGCAACCGACCAG ATGTTCAGCCTGTGGCCTATGAGGAACCCAAGCACTGGTGCTCTATTGTGTACTATGAGCTGAATAATCGTGTGGGAGAGGCCTTTCAGGCCTCCTCCACTAGCGTACTGGTGGACGGCTTTACCGACCCCTCAAACAACCGCAACCGCTTCTGCCTGGGTCTGCTTTCGAATGTCAACCGCAACTCGACCATCGAGAACACACGACGCCACATCGGAAAAG GAGTCCATTTGTACTATGTGGGAGGAGAGGTGTACGCCGAATGTTTGAGCGACAGCAGTATCTTTGTCCAGAGCCGCAACTGCAACTACCACCATGGTTTCCACCCCACCACCGTATGCAAGATCCCCAGTCGCTGCAGCCTAAAGATCTTCAACAACCAGGAGTTTGCTGAGCTCTTGGCTCAGTCTGTCAATCACGGTTTTGAAGCCGTCTATGAACTCACCAAAATGTGCACCATTCGCATGAGCTTTGTAAAG